GCTGTCTGAAAGGCCCAGCGCCGGGGCATCGCCCAGGCGGCCGCCGGGCAGATTGGTGAGGCCCATGTGGATGCGCCCATCCAGAAAGGTGCCCGTGGTCAGCAGCACATGGCGCGCTGCAAAGGTCAGGCCCTGAGCCGTGCGCACACCAGTGGCGCGGCCGTCATCGGTGGTCACGTCCACCACGGAATCCTGCCAGATGCGCAGGCCGGGCGTGTTGTAGAGCGTTTTTTTGAGCACGCGCTGGTAGGCCTCGCGGTCAATCTGGGCGCGTGTGGCCCGCACCGCAGGCCCCTTGCTCATGTTCAGCACGCGAAACTGTATGCCCGCAGCATCGGCCCACAGGCCCATCATGCCGCCAAGGGCGTCAATTTCGCGCACCATGTGCCCCTTGGCCAGACCGCCGATGGCGGGGTTGCACGATAGGTAGCCCAGCCGGTCGAGGTTGCCGCTGATGAGCAGCACACTGTGCCCCATGCGGGCCAGAGCCACGGCGGCTTCGCTGCCAGCGTGGCCGCCGCCGGCGACAATGCAGTCAAATATGGAATCAGACATGGGCTGCGTTCATGAGGATGTGGGCAAACACCTGCGAATCCTTGATGGTAGCGGTGATGGATGAGCGTTCGTCCGGTTGGTGGCAGGTGTTTTCAAGGCAGCCCCAAACGGCGGCGGGCAGGCCCTTTTGCCGCAAAAATGCCGCAACGGTTGCCCCGCCTATGCCCACGGCCTGCGCCTGAACGCCGTAAATGCGGGCGATGGCGGCCTTGAGCGCTGTAACAACGGTGCCTGTTTGCGGTATGGCCGTGGCGTCCTGCCGCTGCACCACGCTCACCTGTATCTGCACGGTGTGCTTTTCCGCCACTTCGGCGGCCACTTCACGCATTTTTGCAAGCACGTTGTCCATATCCACATGGGGCAGGAGGCGGCAGTCAATGTAAAAAACATCATTGCCGGGAACGGTGTTGATGTTCGGCACATTGGCTTCGTGCTTGCCCGGCACAAAGGTGGAATAGGGCGGGTCAAACAGGGGATTGGCATCGGCAAAGGCGGAGCGCAGGGCATTGTGGCACGAGAGGGCCATGTCCGCCCCTGCCAGAAAGGCGTTGCGGCCCTTTTGCGGCGTGGAGCCGTGGCACTGGATGCCCGTGGTCTGCACCTTGAGCCAGAGCTGGCTTTTTTCTGCAATTTCGATGACATCGCCCTTGGACGAACCGGCGTCCGGCACGATGTAAAGATCATCGGGATTAAAAAAGTGCGGGGCTGTGTTGAGAAGATGCTCCAGGCCGTAAAGACTGCCGGTTTCTTCATCAGCCATGAAAACAAGACCCAGTGAAAGCTCGGGGGTAATGCCCTGTGAGAGCACTTCTTCCGCCAGCAACAGCATACTGACTATGGCCTGCTGGTTGTCTTCCACGCCGCGCCCGTACAGAAAATCGCCATCGCGGCGCACCTGCCAGGGATTGCTGGTCCAGGCTGCGAGGTCGCCCGGGGGCACCACGTCCGTATGCCCGAAAAGCCACAGAGTGCGGCTGCTTTTGCCGGGGATGCGGGCCACAAGGTTGGGACGCTGACCATCGGTAACGCGTGGGTCCGGCGCGTCAACTCGTGAAAGGGCGGTTACTCCGCAGGCCTTGAGCCAGTTGGTGATGCAGCGCACCTTTTCCATTTCGCCCTGGCCGCCGTTGTCCGGGCCAAGGGCCTGGCATGCCGTAAGCACGGCCTGAAGCTCCGCAACGCGGTCTTCTCGCCCAGCCAGCCCGCGCAACAAGGTGTCGAGTGTCTTGAACATGGGGTTTCCCGTATGGCGTTACAACGCGCAAGAGGCTGCTCGCGCAGCCCCTTGAAAAAGTCTTCAGCCCCGGCATGACCGTTGTTGAATCGGCCTGTTGCGATAAAATCGCAAGCTGACCGCCAGCGGCATGTCGGAACCGATGTAAGCCTGGTTGGCCTAGCGGCCACCCTTGGCGGCGCGCTTGGACGCCTTCAAAGGGTTGACCTTGGCGGCAGCGGCAACAGAGGCCTTCACGTGCGTGGCAAAGTTGCAACGGCCAGCAGTCCACTTCTTGGCAGGGACAGGGTAGCTGGAGCAGAACTCTTCGCCTTCAAATTCGCGCACGCGGTCACAGCCAGAACACTGTTCAACCACCGGGGAAAGAACAAAACCGTTGACCACCACGCCTTCAGCGGTTTTGGTGGCTTTTTCCAGAGGGGTCATAGCAAAACCTCCATGCGCAGCAGCGCCGTATTGCTAAAATAACGGCGGAATGGCCGCCGCGTTGGAATGGAAAAATATAGTTGAAAGCAATTTTCTGTCAAGTAAAAGAAGTGAAAAATTTTTCAGCCGGGTTGCGGCGCGGAAACCTCATGCTATTGCGGGCGCTTGTAAAAAAACAGCCGCCCTGTCTGGCCTAACCGCCCAGATATGCCTCGCGCACGCTGGCATTGGCAAGGAGGTTTTCGGCCCGGTCTTCCATGACAACGCTGCCAACTTCAAGCACATAGCCGCGCGTGGCCAGTTTCAGCGCCGCACGGGCGTTCTGTTCCACCAGCAGCACCGTCACGCCCTTCTTGTTGATGGCCCGCACGGTTTCAAAGATGGAGCGCACCAGCAGCGGGGCAAGGCCCAGCGAAGGTTCATCCAGCAGCAGAAGGCGCGGCTGGGCCATGAGGGCACGGCCTATGGCGAGCATTTGCTGCTCGCCGCCGGAAAGCGTGCCAGCGAGTTGATCCTTGCGTTCGTGCAAACGCGGAAAAAGATCAAAAATCCATTCCAGTGTGCGCTCGCGGCGGGCTTTGTCTTCAATGCAGAATGCCCCGAGGCGCAGATTTTCCAGAACGCTCATGATGCCGAAAACGCGCCGCCCTTCGGGCGACTGGGCAATGCCAAGCCCCACGACCTTGTGGCTCGGCAGGCGCAGCAGGTTTTGCCCTTCAAAGAGGATTTCGCCTTCAAAGGGGCGCACCAGCCCGCTGATGGACAGCAAGGTGGTGCTTTTGCCCGCACCGTTGGCCCCGAGAATGGTGACGATTTCGCCTTCGTCCACCTTCAGGTCGATGCCGTGCAGCACTTCAACACTGCCGTAGCGCACGTGCACATTAGACAATTGCAACAGGGACATGGCTTACCACTTTTCGTCGTCTGCGCCCAGATAGGCCTCAATGACGGCGGGATCCTGCCGCACGTCTTCGGGCTTGCCCTGGGCAATCATGGTGCCGTGTTCCAGCACCACCAGTTTTTCGCAAATTTTCATCACCAGGCGCATGTCGTGCTCAATAAGCAGCACGGTAATGCCCCTGTCCCGGATGGCCCGGATGGTATGCACCAGCGCGGCGGTTTCCTGATCGTTCATGCCGCCTGCGGGCTCGTCCAGAATCACGAGACGAGGGTCGGAGGCCAGGGCGCGGGCGATCTCAAGCAAACGCTGGTTGCCGTAAGAAAGGCCGCCTGCGGCCTCGGTGTAGCGATCGGCAAGACCCACAAATTCCAGCTCTTCCATGCAGCGGGCAACGGCGGCTTTTTCTTCCTCGCGTTGACCCGGCGTGTGCAGCATGCACGATATCAGGCCGGATTTCATGCGGCAGTGCCGCCCGGCCAGCACGTTCTCCAGCACAGAAAGGCGGCCAAAGAGGCGGATGGTCTGGAACGTGCGGGCGATGCCCAGTTCCACCACCTTGTGCGGGCGCAGTCCGGCAATGGATTTGCCGTCAAAAAAGATGCGGCCCGACTCCGGCGTATAGTTGCCGGTTATGCAGTTGAACACGGTGGTCTTGCCAGCGCCGTTGGGGCCGATAAGCCCCACAATGCTGCCAGCGTCCACGTCAAAGGTCAGATCGTTCAGGGCAATCAGGCCGCCGAACATCTTGCTCATTTCCTCAAGGCGCAGCAGGGTCATGCGGGCCTCCCGTCACTGGCTGCTGGCGGCGCAGCAACCTTGTAGCGCCGTTGCCTCGGGGGCAACAGGCCCTGGGGCCGCCAGACCATCATGACCATCATGGCAAGGCCGAAGATGAGCATGCGCGCGTTGGAAAATTCGCGCAGCACTTCGGGCAGGCCGATGAACAGAAAAGCGCTGATAAGCACGCCAAGCTGGCTGCCGCCGGAAAGTATGACCACCGCAAAGATGATCACGGATTCCATGAAGTTGAACGATTCCGGCGCAATGGTCGTCATTTTTGCGGCATAGAGCGTGCCAGCCATGCCCGCCCAGAAAGCGCCCAGAACAAAGGCCGCCAGCTTGTAGTGGGTAACATTGACCCCGCAGCCTTCTGCGGCCACGTCATCTTCCTTGATGAAGTTCAGCGCGCGGCCAAAGCGGGAATGCCACAGGCCGTAGAACAGCAGCAGGCTCACGCCCACCATGCCCCAGACCAGAAAATAGAACTGCAGGCTCTTGACGATCTTGAAGCCAAAAAACATGGGGCGACTGATGCCGAAAATGCCGTTGGCGCCGCCCGTGAGGCCGAAAACATCGTTAATAAGCGCAATACGCACAATTTCCACAATGCCGATGGTGACGATCAGCAGATAGTCGCCACGCAGGTGGATGATGGGGCGGGCTACAATGAGGGCAAAAATAGCCGCCGCCGCGCCGGAGAGCGGCATAACCCAGAGCACAGGCCAGTGGCAGACCGTGTTGAGAATAGCGGTGGTGTAAGCGCCCACGGCAAAAAAGGCGGCGTGGCCCATATGGAATATGCCCGCCTGCCCCAGAATAACATTGAGCGAAAGGGCCAGCAGGGCGTAGAGGCCAATGCTCACGCACACGTCAAGCCAGTAGGCATTGCAAAAGAGCGGCAACGCGCACAAAAAGAGGCCCGCAGCCGCATACACGGCGAAATTGCACGGAAGTTTTTTCATAGTTTGTCCGCCGTGCGCTCGCCCAGAATGCCTGTGGGGCGGATGATCAGAATGAGAATGAGTACCAGAAAGGCGATGGCGTCCTTCCAGGCAATGGCTATGTAGCCTGCGGCCAGGGCTTCGATAACGCCGAGCAGCAGCCCGCCCAGCATTGCGCCGGGGATGTTGCCAATGCCGCCCAGGATGGCGGCGGTAAAGGCCTTGAGGCCGTAAGACCAGCCCATGGTAAAGTCGATCTGCCCGTAATAGATGCCCACCATCAGACCCGCCGCGCCGCCAAGGCCGGGGCCGATAAGAAAGACCAGCGAGATGATGCGGTCAACGTTGATGCCCATAAGCTGCGC
The window above is part of the Desulfovibrio desulfuricans DSM 642 genome. Proteins encoded here:
- a CDS encoding M20 family metallo-hydrolase codes for the protein MFKTLDTLLRGLAGREDRVAELQAVLTACQALGPDNGGQGEMEKVRCITNWLKACGVTALSRVDAPDPRVTDGQRPNLVARIPGKSSRTLWLFGHTDVVPPGDLAAWTSNPWQVRRDGDFLYGRGVEDNQQAIVSMLLLAEEVLSQGITPELSLGLVFMADEETGSLYGLEHLLNTAPHFFNPDDLYIVPDAGSSKGDVIEIAEKSQLWLKVQTTGIQCHGSTPQKGRNAFLAGADMALSCHNALRSAFADANPLFDPPYSTFVPGKHEANVPNINTVPGNDVFYIDCRLLPHVDMDNVLAKMREVAAEVAEKHTVQIQVSVVQRQDATAIPQTGTVVTALKAAIARIYGVQAQAVGIGGATVAAFLRQKGLPAAVWGCLENTCHQPDERSSITATIKDSQVFAHILMNAAHV
- a CDS encoding branched-chain amino acid ABC transporter permease — encoded protein: MKKLPCNFAVYAAAGLFLCALPLFCNAYWLDVCVSIGLYALLALSLNVILGQAGIFHMGHAAFFAVGAYTTAILNTVCHWPVLWVMPLSGAAAAIFALIVARPIIHLRGDYLLIVTIGIVEIVRIALINDVFGLTGGANGIFGISRPMFFGFKIVKSLQFYFLVWGMVGVSLLLFYGLWHSRFGRALNFIKEDDVAAEGCGVNVTHYKLAAFVLGAFWAGMAGTLYAAKMTTIAPESFNFMESVIIFAVVILSGGSQLGVLISAFLFIGLPEVLREFSNARMLIFGLAMMVMMVWRPQGLLPPRQRRYKVAAPPAASDGRPA
- a CDS encoding ABC transporter ATP-binding protein; amino-acid sequence: MTLLRLEEMSKMFGGLIALNDLTFDVDAGSIVGLIGPNGAGKTTVFNCITGNYTPESGRIFFDGKSIAGLRPHKVVELGIARTFQTIRLFGRLSVLENVLAGRHCRMKSGLISCMLHTPGQREEEKAAVARCMEELEFVGLADRYTEAAGGLSYGNQRLLEIARALASDPRLVILDEPAGGMNDQETAALVHTIRAIRDRGITVLLIEHDMRLVMKICEKLVVLEHGTMIAQGKPEDVRQDPAVIEAYLGADDEKW
- a CDS encoding PxxKW family cysteine-rich protein; translation: MTPLEKATKTAEGVVVNGFVLSPVVEQCSGCDRVREFEGEEFCSSYPVPAKKWTAGRCNFATHVKASVAAAAKVNPLKASKRAAKGGR
- a CDS encoding ABC transporter ATP-binding protein, coding for MSLLQLSNVHVRYGSVEVLHGIDLKVDEGEIVTILGANGAGKSTTLLSISGLVRPFEGEILFEGQNLLRLPSHKVVGLGIAQSPEGRRVFGIMSVLENLRLGAFCIEDKARRERTLEWIFDLFPRLHERKDQLAGTLSGGEQQMLAIGRALMAQPRLLLLDEPSLGLAPLLVRSIFETVRAINKKGVTVLLVEQNARAALKLATRGYVLEVGSVVMEDRAENLLANASVREAYLGG